The genomic stretch GGTGGCCGTCAGGAATGTTGGTACTGTTGCCAACATCCTGATTATTACGGGGCTATTCTTGCTGAAATAGAACGTGTTACTCTGAAGTAAATTAAGAGAGGAATGATGAAAGTGCCTAAATTCGTACCGATAATCTTGGGAATACTCATAATGTTCTTTTGCCTATCGCTTATAGTCACGTTTGTTGCAAATAGCTTATTTACAAAAAAGGTAGAAAGTGAAGTAGAAGCACTCTTCGCTAATCATAAACAGCAAGAAAAAGGCCTTGTTAGCAAGGCAGAGTTAGTAGGCCTGCCTTCTCCGGTACAAAAATGGTTGGAATACTCCCAATTGGTTGGGAAGGAGAGAATCAGCACAGTTCGTTTGAAACAAGTTGGATCTTTGCGCATGAAAATAGAGCAGCCTTGGATGGCTGAAGAGGCGGAACAATATTTTACTACTGTAGAACCGGGGTTTATTTGGAAAGCCAAGATTAAGCCTGCTCGGGTTCTATTCATCGCGGGAAGAGACAGATACTCTAACGGCCAGGGAAATATGCTTATTAGGCTTCTTTCGTTAATCACTGTGGCCAACGGCTCGGGCCCGGAAATCGACCAGGGTACCATGCTGAGATACCTGGCTGAAACTGTGTGGTTTCCATCGGCTGCCTTAAGCGACTACATAACCTGGGAAGCGATTAATGAAACTTCTGCGAGGGCAAGTATGAGTTACGGTGGAGTAACCGCATCAGGTGTATTTACCTTTAACGAAAAGGGTGAGGCCGTTAACTTTACTGCTAAAAGATATATGGACAACAACGGGAAGTATTCCTTGGAAACGTGGTCTGTATCCATGAGAGATTATAAAGTGTTTGAGGGAATAAAAATCCCTACCAAGGGAGAGCTGACCTGGAAATTACAATCTGGAGATTTCACTTGGTTTAATTGGGAGATCACCGATATTGAGTACAACAAGCCTATCGCTTATTAAAAAAGTGTGGTTTTTGCGACTGATTTTTAGCTCGATGTTAACGCTTACAAAAGTCCACCTATAGAAGATCATAGTTCTGGGAACGATAGTGTTAGCTTAGCGTTGAATGAAATATGTTACTAACTATTTTAAGGAGGGTTTTAAAATATGTTTACAACGGAAAATAGGATCGGAGACATTGTCGCGCAATTTCCAAAGTCTGCAGACGTGTTAAAGGCTTATAGTATTGACTTTTGCTGCGGCGGTGATCGTCCCTTAGCAGAAGCATTAAAAGAAAAAAATTTAGATGACCAAGAGGTACTGACTAAAATTAATCAAATGTACGTAAACTCCAAGAATATCAAATCCAAAGATACAGACTGGACTAAAGCAACTTTAGCCACACTGACAGATCATATAGTACAAAAACATCATCGTTATCTGAATGAAGAGTTACCCAAAATCAGTGAATATGTAACTAGAATTCTAAATGTTCATGGCGATCACCATCCCGAATTGAAACAAGTCAATACGCTCTTTCACAAGCTTAAAGACGAATTAGAGGAGCATCTTGTTAAAGAAGAACAGATTGAATTCCCGTTAATAAAGGCTTATGAGGAAAACCCTTCCCACGACAAGCTAAACCGCGCTTTGATCGTGATGGGCGATTTGGAAAAGGAACATGTTGGAGCAGGCGATATCCTCAAAGAGCTGCAGCGAATAACAGATAACTTCAAGATCCCAGCTGATGGCTGTAATAGTTACGGACTTACGTATGCAAAGCTTTCCGAACTCATGAACGATACCTTTCAGCACATTCATCTGGAAAATAACATTTTATTCCCACGTCTTAAGGCGAAGCAATTGCATTAACGCATTGTCCCGACGCATACCAATTTTAATAATAGGTTAACGCTTAAAAAGTAAGGGTTAAATGGCCCCTTATCTTGAATTCGGGATATGGGGCCATTTGACGCTTACCAATGAGAATCAAACTAATAGTTATGAGAAAGACTCAAATATAAATGATCTTGTGGATCATTCTAAGATGGGGAGAGCGTAATGCTTTCTGATGAAGTTAAGCTAGGGGCACGGTCATTGGTTTAGGTAAACAGTGGGTAAAAGTTCTCCCATGAAGATAGGTAATCCTAGTCACTCAAATGACTAACAATTATTCAAAGAAAGGGTATCAGATTGGCTGATAATAATTCCACAAAAAATTATAGACTTCTAGATGCAAATGGAAAAGCCTATGAAAGTGACACTAAGGGAACCTTAGGAGGTCATCGTAAACACAAAATATATGGTCGTTTAGATTGTCCATCAGCCTTACGTTACATAGCTAAGAGGCAACATGTGAAAAATCGCGTGTTTTTTGCAGACGAAGGGACAGCGATTGCGGCGGGATATCGTCCATGTGCGAAATGTATGCCAAAAGAGTATGCTGTATGGAAAACAAAGAAATTAATTGTGATTTCCCTCCTCTTTCATGGTGACAAGTAATTAATCAACAGGTTTTAAAACCATTGATTAATTACTTTTTGCACTATATAATTTATTTTGTCGAGTTTTTGAAGTACGGTTTTTTTGATTTAGGTAATTCTTTGGTTTGTTGGAAGAACGGGAGGAAAGAGAAAATGCCGATCACGGAACTACTATTGCGCAATGCCAAGACCTATGGCCAGGAACTATGCCTAACCGAGATTAATTTGGATCTCCAGGAAAGACATAATATCACCTGGCGTGAATATGAACTGATTGAAAACAACCCGGCAGGCGAATACCGACGAGAAATGACTTGGAGTGTTTTTGACGAGAAAGCAAATCGACTGGCCAATCTGCTGCTGAAGAGGGGAATAAAAAAAGGGGATAAGGTTGCTATTCTGTTAATGAATTGCCTGGAGTGGTTGCCGATTTATTTTGGAATCTTAAAAACGGGAGCCATCGCAGTACCCTTGAATTTTCGCTACACCGCTGAGGAAATAAAATATTGTTTAGGGTTATCCGAAACTAACGCCTTAATT from Desulfosporosinus sp. Sb-LF encodes the following:
- a CDS encoding DUF6544 family protein; the encoded protein is MGILIMFFCLSLIVTFVANSLFTKKVESEVEALFANHKQQEKGLVSKAELVGLPSPVQKWLEYSQLVGKERISTVRLKQVGSLRMKIEQPWMAEEAEQYFTTVEPGFIWKAKIKPARVLFIAGRDRYSNGQGNMLIRLLSLITVANGSGPEIDQGTMLRYLAETVWFPSAALSDYITWEAINETSARASMSYGGVTASGVFTFNEKGEAVNFTAKRYMDNNGKYSLETWSVSMRDYKVFEGIKIPTKGELTWKLQSGDFTWFNWEITDIEYNKPIAY
- the ric gene encoding iron-sulfur cluster repair di-iron protein, translating into MFTTENRIGDIVAQFPKSADVLKAYSIDFCCGGDRPLAEALKEKNLDDQEVLTKINQMYVNSKNIKSKDTDWTKATLATLTDHIVQKHHRYLNEELPKISEYVTRILNVHGDHHPELKQVNTLFHKLKDELEEHLVKEEQIEFPLIKAYEENPSHDKLNRALIVMGDLEKEHVGAGDILKELQRITDNFKIPADGCNSYGLTYAKLSELMNDTFQHIHLENNILFPRLKAKQLH
- a CDS encoding Ada metal-binding domain-containing protein, whose translation is MADNNSTKNYRLLDANGKAYESDTKGTLGGHRKHKIYGRLDCPSALRYIAKRQHVKNRVFFADEGTAIAAGYRPCAKCMPKEYAVWKTKKLIVISLLFHGDK